The following proteins are encoded in a genomic region of Montipora foliosa isolate CH-2021 chromosome 10, ASM3666993v2, whole genome shotgun sequence:
- the LOC137972747 gene encoding uncharacterized protein, producing the protein MVLCIIVGCGNKSGKSSQKKDSVVKFSRVPKIVKNEGEVIEELTTRRRRAWISAISRDDLTDDKLENERVCSRHFVSGQAAKQWDQFDIDWVPTLHLGHTKRPHRIDPRLNADRAERRKRRQEKIDREISEKMKKLNEPGDTIESIFSEVEHTCTTEETEESDELQDGRSEDEEMGELEMEMDVAGEKLVEDADKKPVLVDRDSQTLVSALTQERVHAATQTTEFNYLFCSAMKTQPFTEDYFKDSDDKTRFYTGLPDSHLLTTTFEFVSPYVTRRTKTLSLFQEFVMVLIKLRLNVPNLDLVYRFEVSLSTESRVFKAWMEVLDVRLSPLISWPEREELWRTMPSCFQYSFGKATTIIIDCFEIYIDRPSNLLARAQTYSHYKSHNTVKVLIGITPQGSVCFVSKAWGGRTSDKYLTEHCGMLKNLMPGDLVMADRGFTIEENLSLYQAKLAIPAFTKGKSQLDPVSVEKTRGIANVRIHVERVIGLLRQKYSVLQSTLPIDYLLCSDKEGNSCCPMVDRLIRVCCALINLCPSVVPFD; encoded by the coding sequence ATGGTTCTGTGCATTATTGTTGGCTGTGGCAACAAGAGTGGAAAAAGTTCGCAAAAAAAGGATTCTGTAGTGAAATTTAGTCGTGTTCCGAAAATCGTTAAGAACGAAGGCGAGGTGATAGAGGAGTTGACGACCAGAAGAAGACGAGCATGGATTTCAGCCATAAGTCGCGATGACCTTACGGACGATAAGCTTGAAAATGAGAGGGTTTGTTCTAGGCATTTTGTATCTGGCCAAGCTGCCAAACAGTGGGACCAATTTGATATTGACTGGGTCCCAACATTACATCTCGGCCACACGAAGAGACCGCACCGGATTGATCCTCGACTCAATGCTGACAGAGCTGAACGACGGAAGAGGCGACAAGAAAAAATTGATCGAGAAATATCAGAAAAGATGAAGAAGTTGAATGAGCCAGGGGATACTATAGAAAGCATCTTTAGTGAGGTCGAACACACATGTACAACAGAGGAAACTGAGGAAAGTGATGAATTACAAGACGGCAGAAGTGAAGATGAAGAGATGGGTGAGCTGGAGATGGAGATGGATGTTGCAGGCGAAAAACTTGTCGAAGACGCCGACAAAAAGCCAGTTCTCGTTGATAGAGATAGCCAGACCTTGGTCTCTGCTTTGACTCAGGAAAGAGTTCATGCAGCAACCCAAACAACAGAATTTAATTACTTGTTCTGCAGTGCAATGAAAACACAGCCATTTACGGAAGACTACTTTAAAGATTCTGATGATAAAACTAGATTTTACACAGGATTACCAGACTCCCACTTACTAACTACAACATTCGAATTTGTTTCACCTTATGTGACCAGGAGGACAAAGACCCTTTCTCTTTTCCAAGAGTTTGTTATGGTCTTAATTAAACTTAGACTAAATGTACCAAATCTAGACCTAGTATACAGGTTTGAAGTTTCTCTTTCAACTGAGTCACGTGTATTTAAAGCATGGATGGAAGTATTAGATGTGCGCCTATCACCCTTAATATCATGGCCAGAACGGGAAGAACTATGGCGAACAATGCCCAGTTGCTTTCAGTATTCTTTTGGCAAGGCAACCACAATCATCATAGATTGCTTTGAAATTTACATAGATCGCCCTTCAAATCTGTTAGCAAGAGCCCAGACATATTCTCATTATAAGAGCCACAACACTGTTAAGGTTCTTATTGGGATAACCCCGCAAGGATCTGTTTGCTTCGTGTCAAAAGCCTGGGGTGGTCGAACATCTGATAAATACCTAACTGAACATTGTGGAATGCTTAAGAATTTAATGCCTGGTGATTTAGTCATGGCTGACAGGGGGTTTACCATTGAAGAGAACCTGTCACTATATCAAGCAAAACTTGCTATCCCAGCCTTCACAAAGGGGAAGAGCCAGTTGGATCCTGTCTCTGTTGAAAAGACAAGAGGAATAGCCAATGTACGTATACATGTGGAAAGGGTGATTGGTTTGTTGAGACAAAAGTACAGTGTGTTGCAGAGTACATTACCAATTGATTATCTGCTGTGTTCAGATAAGGAGGGGAACAGTTGCTGCCCTATGGTGGACAGATTGATCAGAGTGTGCTGTGCCCTCATAAATCTATGTCCATCTGTGGTACCATTTGACTGA